A single genomic interval of Bacillus sp. es.036 harbors:
- the floA gene encoding flotillin-like protein FloA (flotillin-like protein involved in membrane lipid rafts) encodes MDTSTLGLLVIVGLVIIGLAILFTFVPVMLWISALAAGVRVSIFNLVGMRLRRVIPSRVINPLIKAVKAGLELNTNQLESHYLAGGNVDRVVNALIAAHRANIELSFERCAAIDLAGRDVLDAVQMSVNPKVIETPFIAGVAMDGIEVKAKARITVRANIDRLVGGAGEDTVIARVGEGIVSTIGSSENHKKVLENPDMISHTVLSKGLDAGTAFEILSIDIADIDIGKNIGAVLQTDQAEADKNIAQAKAEERRAMAVAQEQEMRARVEEMRAKVVEAEAEVPMAMAEALRSGNIGVMDYMNLKNIEADTDMRDMIGKPNQEEDEDDR; translated from the coding sequence ATGGACACTAGCACGTTAGGATTATTAGTTATTGTAGGGTTAGTCATTATCGGTTTAGCAATACTCTTTACATTTGTACCTGTGATGCTGTGGATCTCAGCACTAGCAGCAGGAGTACGCGTGAGTATATTCAATCTTGTAGGAATGAGGCTTCGTCGTGTAATCCCATCCCGTGTTATTAACCCGTTAATTAAAGCGGTCAAAGCGGGTCTTGAATTAAACACAAATCAACTGGAAAGCCATTACCTTGCTGGTGGTAATGTAGACCGAGTCGTTAATGCGCTTATTGCCGCACACCGAGCTAATATTGAGCTTAGTTTTGAACGCTGTGCAGCCATTGACCTTGCCGGTCGAGATGTTTTAGATGCTGTTCAGATGAGTGTTAATCCTAAAGTAATCGAGACGCCATTTATTGCAGGTGTTGCGATGGATGGCATTGAAGTAAAAGCAAAAGCAAGAATCACTGTACGTGCAAACATCGATCGTCTCGTAGGTGGAGCTGGTGAAGACACCGTCATTGCTCGTGTAGGTGAGGGCATTGTCAGTACGATTGGTTCATCTGAAAACCACAAAAAGGTTCTTGAAAATCCCGATATGATTTCTCATACTGTGTTATCAAAAGGACTGGACGCTGGAACAGCTTTCGAGATTCTTTCCATTGATATTGCGGATATTGATATTGGTAAAAATATTGGTGCGGTGCTTCAAACAGATCAGGCTGAGGCTGATAAGAACATTGCTCAGGCAAAAGCTGAAGAACGTCGTGCAATGGCAGTTGCGCAAGAGCAAGAGATGCGGGCTCGCGTAGAAGAAATGCGTGCGAAAGTAGTTGAAGCAGAGGCTGAAGTACCAATGGCTATGGCTGAAGCGCTACGTTCTGGTAACATTGGTGTCATGGATTATATGAATCTAAAAAACATTGAAGCAGATACTGACATGAGAGACATGATCGGTAAACCAAATCAGGAAGAAGATGAGGATGATCGCTAA